From the Paenibacillus sp. R14(2021) genome, the window GGGACGCATCCGACGACTGCGCTTTGTCTTCGCACGCTTGAATCCGTCATCAAAGGCGGCGAGGAAGTAATCGACGTTGGAACAGGCTCCGGTATTCTAGCGATCGGGGCGATGCTTCTCGGTGCGCGCAAAGTGCTTGCGCTCGATTTGGATCCTATTGCGGTTACCTCGGCGAAGGAGAACAGCCGGCTGAATGGTCTTGAAGGCGATATCCAAGTGTACTTGAGCGATTTGCTCGGCGTGTTGAAAAAGGATACGGCAGATACCTCGTCCGTGCCGCTGAATGTTACCGTTCCCGTAGATCTCGTCGTGGCGAACATTTTGGCCGAAATTATTCTGCTGTTCTTGGACGATGTGTACGCTGCGCTGAAGCCAGGCGGCACGTATATCGCGTCAGGTATTTTCAAGAACAAAGAAGAAGACGTTGCGGCTGGATTGCAAGCAGCCGGATTCACGATTTTGGACCGCCAGCGCGATCAGGATTGGATTGCCTTCGTTGCCAAGAAACCGGAGTAAATGCGCGTGCGTATCGCAGAAAACTAAGCCTATGCTTCCGAAGCGAGTTTTCTGCTCGCACTGATGTATCTCAAGGAGTATCGCAGAAAACTTTTAGGAGGCCCGATCGTGTCGGATTTTTTATGGTATCCGCTCAGTGATTTGCCGTTCGTCTTTCTAGTTTTGATGATCGCATTCACGGTGCATGAGTTTGCCCATGCTTACTTTGCTTATAAATTCGGAGATCGAACCGCTTACGACGCCGGGCGCGTGACGCTGAATCCTCGCGTTCACTTAGATGTGCTGGGCACGATTCTGCTCTTGGTCGCCGGTTTCGGATGGGCGAAGCCGGTTCCCGTAAACAGAGGTAGATTCAAGCATCCCCGGCTGATGGGCATTGTCGTATCGGCGGTTGGCCCGCTCAGCAATTTGCTCATTGCCGTGCTCGGCATTATTGCAGTGTACATCCTGAACGAGACCGGTTTTCTGAATTCGGCATCACATGGTGTTCAACAAGCCGTTGGGCATTTCTCGTATTATTTGATTACGATTAATATCCTGTTGTTCTTATTCAATCTGATTCCTGTACCGCCGCTTGACGGCTACCGTATTATTCAAGATCTCGTGCCGCTCAAGGTGAGATACCACATGGACCAACGCGCGCACTGGGGAATTTTTGTTTTCCTTCTGATCGTCTTCATACCTTCATTGCGAAGAGAGACGTTAGATCCGCTGTTCTCGCTGTGGAGCGATATTTTCCTGTTTACGGTTAATAAATGCGAATTGGTATTCGATTCGGTCAATTGGCCGGCGCTGTGGACCGACTTCTTCTTGAAGTAATGACTTTTGCAGCCTTGACCAGTCACTGGAAATGTGCTAAACGCTGGCGAAGCAGAGCCAAAACGTGTATGATATAGGTTGAAGTTTTTACGCAGACCGCGGGTGCGGTGTCTGTGATCTGACTGGAAAGGTTCAATCTCAATGCAGCGATATTTTGTAACACCGGAGCAGATCGCGGATCGGTCCATTGTGCTTGAGGGCGATGATGCGCATCATATTACGCGCGTTATGCGGATGGAAGCCGGAGATCTAATTATCGTCAGTGATGGAGCCGAGCGCGTTGCGGAAGCTAAGCTCATAAACCTATCACCTGGGCGAGTAGAGGCCGAAGTGAACGAATGGCTGCCGATGACAGGCGAGCCGGTTTGGTCCGTGACGGTAGCGCAGAGCCTGCCGAAGGGCGACAAAATGGAAATCGTCATTCAGAAGGGAACGGAAATCGGCGCAGCAGCTTTCGTGCCGTTCGAGTCCCAGCGAATGATTGTTCAATATGACGGGAAGAAAGAAGCCAAGCGGCTGGAGCGCTGGGGCAAAATCGCCAAAGAAGCGGCGGAGCAGGCGCATCGGAGCCGGATTCCGTCGATCGAGGCGGTTGCCTCCTGGGAGCAGCTGCTGGCGCGAATTGCTTCAGCCGATTTGGCGTTGTTTTGCTATGAGAAGGAAGGCGGCGGGCTTGGATTAAGAGAAGCCGTCGCGAGGCATCGATTGAATGAGAATTGGGGCGGCGAAGAGAGGCGTATACTGCTCATCGTCGGCCCGGAGGGCGGCTTCACCGAGCGTGAAGCCGAGGAAGCCGAGAAGGCCGGCGCAATTGTCGTCGGTCTTGGCAAGCGAATCTTACGCACGGAAACCGCTGCGATGGTTGGACTCGCCTGCCTCATGTATGAATCCGGAGAAATGGGAGGCGCTTAACGACATGCCGTCGGTTGCTTTTTACACATTAGGATGCAAGGTTAACTTTTACGATACGGAAGCGATCTGGCAGCTGTTCAAGAACGAAGGCTATGAACAGGTCGACTTCGAGACGACGACAGCTGATGTTTATCTGATTAATACATGTACGGTCACGAATACGGGGGATAAGAAGAGCAGGCAGATCATCCGCCGCGCGATACGCCGCAATCCCGACGCTGTAATCGCAGTTACCGGCTGCTATGCGCAGACATCGCCTGCGGAGATTCTCGCAATTGAAGGCGTTGACCTCGTTATCGGAACGCAGGATCGGGACAAGCTGATGAACTATATTACAGATCTTCAGAACGAACGCCAGCCTGTGAACGCGGTCCGCAATATTATGAAGACGCGCGAGTTCGAAGAGCTGGACGTGCCGGATTTTGCCGAGCGCACGCGCGCGTTCCTGAAGATTCAGGAGGGCTGCAACAATTTCTGCACCTTCTGCATCATTCCTTGGTCACGGGGCCTCTCTCGCAGCCGTGAGCCGATGAGTGTGCTGAACCAAGCGCGTCAGCTGGTGGAAGCCGGGTACAAAGAAATCGTGCTTACGGGCATTCATACGGGCGGATATGGCGATGATATGGAGAACTACCGTCTATCTGACCTATTGTGGGACCTCGATGCCATCCAGGGGCTTGAGCGGATTCGGATCAGCTCCATCGAAGCCAGCCAAATCGACGACAAGATGATCGAGGTGCTGAACAAGTCCACCAAGATGTGCCGTCACCTGCACATTCCGCTTCAAGCCGGAGACAACGATGTGTTGAAACGGATGCGCCGCAAGTATACGGTAGAGCAGTTCGCAGATAAGATCAAGCTGCTGCACGAGGCGATGCCGGGCGTGGCGATTACGACGGACGTGATCGTCGGCTTCCCTGGAGAGACGGAAGAAATGTATAAGAACGGCTTCGACTTTATGGAGAAGCTCGGCTTTGCCGAAATGCATGTCTTCCCTTACTCCAAGCGTACCGGAACACCGGCTGCCCGCATGGAAGATCAGATTGACGAGGAAGTGAAGAACGAGCGCGTTCACCAATTGATCGATTTGTCCGAACGGATGCAGCTGCAATACGGACAGAAGTATGTCGGCGAAGTGTTGGATGTTATCCCGGAACGGGCGCACAAGAGTGAACTGCATTCGGGACGCATATTGGGCTACTCCGACAACTACATTCAGGTCGTATTTGAAGGTGCGGAATCGCTGATTGGCGAGCTGTGCCGCGTAAAAATCACGGAAGCCGGCGTCAACGAATGCTATGGACAGCTGGTTCGCGTGCTGAATGAGAATACGCCGGCTGCCATTCGCCCGCAAAGCGCGGCGCGCGCGGAAGAAGCTCGGCATAAGCCGCAGCCGAAAGCGATGCAGGCGTAATGAAATAATGATTTGCTGCAAGGATTCTAGGCTGCCGTACATGGCTGCTTAAGAATCCTTGCTCCACATATTGAACCAAAGGCAGGGGGGACGCAAAATGAAGGAAATTTCAGCAGGCGGGGTAGTATTCCGGCGGGTGAACGGTGAACTGCAGATTCAGCTCATCCAAGATCGCTATGGCAAAATATCGCTCCCCAAAGGCAAGATGGAGCCAGGTGAAACGGTTGAACAGACAGCGCTGCGCGAGATCGCAGAAGAAACCGGGATACAAGGCGCCATCGTTTCCCCGATCGACCAAATCAAATACCGGTATAATCATGATGCCAAGGGTCCCGTCGACAAAGAGGTCCATTACTATTTGGTAGAGGCCGTCGGCGGCAAGCTGCAGGCGCAGGTGGAGGAAATCCGCGGCGTGGAATGGTTCGAGCCCGCCGAGGCCTGGCGCAGGCAGAAGCAGTCGGGCTATAACAATAACGACCGAATTCTTGGCGGCGCGCTTCGTCTGCTCGGCTTGGACTTTGCGGGCTGAGAGCAGCGCGAACCGCTGGAATCACGGCTGACCGCCTACGTTGTCCCCAACTTTCGAAGCCAGGGATGATAACAGAGCGGAAGCGCAAGCATAGAACACAGCACGTTAAAAATCGTCTGCGCATGAGCGATCTGACCCGCCGGTGACGAAGTCAGCCAGGCTGCGCCGCTGCCAAGCGCTGCCGTGAACGGTGCGAACAGCGCGGCGCCTCCGACATTGAGCAGCACATGCGTCCAGGCGACGAACCTCCCCGAAGGCGTTCCGCCGAGTGCGGCGAGCACGGCTGTCACGCAGGTGCCGACATTCGCGCCAATGACGATCGCAATGCCGATTTCGATTGGCATTGCGCCGG encodes:
- a CDS encoding site-2 protease family protein; this encodes MSDFLWYPLSDLPFVFLVLMIAFTVHEFAHAYFAYKFGDRTAYDAGRVTLNPRVHLDVLGTILLLVAGFGWAKPVPVNRGRFKHPRLMGIVVSAVGPLSNLLIAVLGIIAVYILNETGFLNSASHGVQQAVGHFSYYLITINILLFLFNLIPVPPLDGYRIIQDLVPLKVRYHMDQRAHWGIFVFLLIVFIPSLRRETLDPLFSLWSDIFLFTVNKCELVFDSVNWPALWTDFFLK
- a CDS encoding 16S rRNA (uracil(1498)-N(3))-methyltransferase, with amino-acid sequence MQRYFVTPEQIADRSIVLEGDDAHHITRVMRMEAGDLIIVSDGAERVAEAKLINLSPGRVEAEVNEWLPMTGEPVWSVTVAQSLPKGDKMEIVIQKGTEIGAAAFVPFESQRMIVQYDGKKEAKRLERWGKIAKEAAEQAHRSRIPSIEAVASWEQLLARIASADLALFCYEKEGGGLGLREAVARHRLNENWGGEERRILLIVGPEGGFTEREAEEAEKAGAIVVGLGKRILRTETAAMVGLACLMYESGEMGGA
- the prmA gene encoding 50S ribosomal protein L11 methyltransferase; this encodes MKWHELTISTTEEAIEMISNFLHELDADGVSIEESGTLNKQRDTSLGQWYEHPLNDIPEGQAVIKGYFSELDTDIDALMASLPARIDQLREFDIDPGDYKLSKALVDEEDWANAWKQYFKPIRVSERLTIKPTWEEYTPSPDERIIELDPGMAFGTGTHPTTALCLRTLESVIKGGEEVIDVGTGSGILAIGAMLLGARKVLALDLDPIAVTSAKENSRLNGLEGDIQVYLSDLLGVLKKDTADTSSVPLNVTVPVDLVVANILAEIILLFLDDVYAALKPGGTYIASGIFKNKEEDVAAGLQAAGFTILDRQRDQDWIAFVAKKPE
- the mtaB gene encoding tRNA (N(6)-L-threonylcarbamoyladenosine(37)-C(2))-methylthiotransferase MtaB, whose amino-acid sequence is MPSVAFYTLGCKVNFYDTEAIWQLFKNEGYEQVDFETTTADVYLINTCTVTNTGDKKSRQIIRRAIRRNPDAVIAVTGCYAQTSPAEILAIEGVDLVIGTQDRDKLMNYITDLQNERQPVNAVRNIMKTREFEELDVPDFAERTRAFLKIQEGCNNFCTFCIIPWSRGLSRSREPMSVLNQARQLVEAGYKEIVLTGIHTGGYGDDMENYRLSDLLWDLDAIQGLERIRISSIEASQIDDKMIEVLNKSTKMCRHLHIPLQAGDNDVLKRMRRKYTVEQFADKIKLLHEAMPGVAITTDVIVGFPGETEEMYKNGFDFMEKLGFAEMHVFPYSKRTGTPAARMEDQIDEEVKNERVHQLIDLSERMQLQYGQKYVGEVLDVIPERAHKSELHSGRILGYSDNYIQVVFEGAESLIGELCRVKITEAGVNECYGQLVRVLNENTPAAIRPQSAARAEEARHKPQPKAMQA
- a CDS encoding NUDIX hydrolase, with the translated sequence MKEISAGGVVFRRVNGELQIQLIQDRYGKISLPKGKMEPGETVEQTALREIAEETGIQGAIVSPIDQIKYRYNHDAKGPVDKEVHYYLVEAVGGKLQAQVEEIRGVEWFEPAEAWRRQKQSGYNNNDRILGGALRLLGLDFAG